Proteins co-encoded in one Acidobacteriota bacterium genomic window:
- a CDS encoding cysteine desulfurase: MRDGLAVPIYLDYHATTPVDPRVFAAMTPYFMEVFGNPASTSHRVGLEARAATERARQRIAAALNAESPSEIVFTSGSTESNNLALKGVLGTACAPGGRHVVTAATEHKCVLNACKALRDGGYDVTFLPVDADGTLSVGAVEAALRPDTALVSLMHANNEIGVLHDIAALGALCRARGVLLHTDATQSFGKVPVDVQAMQVDLLSMSGHKMYGPKGVGALYVRTPCRLTPLLDGGGHEGGLRSGTLNVPGIVGLAEAIVLAREDLEADRRTQRALRDRLWLALRDAFPAILLNGPDPIAEPERRLPNNLNVSLAGPPGDALLAALGDEVCVSTSSACTSASGEASHVLTAIGRAPGLTNLRISVGRPTSAADIDAVIARVDTVVRQPATGNRQPGRPEPLPRHVS, encoded by the coding sequence GAGGTGTTCGGCAACCCGGCGAGCACCAGTCATCGCGTCGGGCTGGAAGCGCGCGCGGCCACCGAACGGGCGAGGCAGCGGATTGCCGCGGCGCTCAACGCCGAGTCGCCATCGGAGATCGTGTTCACGTCGGGATCCACCGAATCGAACAACTTGGCGCTCAAGGGCGTGCTGGGCACGGCGTGCGCGCCGGGCGGGCGCCACGTGGTCACGGCGGCCACCGAGCACAAGTGCGTGCTCAACGCGTGCAAGGCCCTGCGCGACGGTGGATACGACGTCACGTTTCTGCCTGTCGACGCCGACGGGACGTTGTCGGTCGGAGCCGTCGAAGCCGCGTTGCGTCCGGACACGGCGCTGGTGTCGCTGATGCACGCCAACAACGAGATCGGCGTGCTCCACGACATCGCGGCGCTGGGCGCGCTGTGCCGCGCGCGCGGCGTGCTGCTGCACACCGACGCGACGCAGTCGTTCGGCAAGGTGCCCGTGGACGTGCAGGCGATGCAGGTGGATCTGCTGTCGATGAGCGGGCACAAGATGTACGGCCCGAAGGGCGTGGGCGCGCTCTACGTGCGGACGCCGTGTCGACTCACGCCGCTCCTCGACGGCGGCGGGCACGAGGGGGGGCTGCGCAGCGGCACGCTCAACGTGCCCGGCATCGTCGGTCTCGCGGAAGCCATCGTGCTGGCCAGGGAGGATCTCGAGGCCGATCGCCGGACACAGCGTGCGCTGCGCGATCGGCTGTGGCTCGCGCTCCGAGACGCGTTTCCCGCCATCCTGCTGAATGGCCCCGACCCAATCGCGGAACCCGAGCGTCGCCTCCCCAACAACCTGAACGTGAGTCTCGCCGGCCCCCCGGGGGATGCGCTGCTCGCGGCGCTGGGCGACGAGGTGTGCGTCTCGACGAGCTCGGCCTGTACGAGCGCCAGCGGCGAAGCGTCGCACGTCCTCACCGCCATCGGCCGCGCCCCCGGCCTCACCAACCTCCGCATCAGCGTCGGCCGCCCGACGAGCGCCGCGGACATCGACGCCGTGATCGCCCGCGTCGATACAGTCGTCCGGCAACCGGCAACGGGCAACCGGCAACCGGGTAGACCGGAA